GGCCCGTACATTGTACGGGCCTTTTCGTTTCCGATCCGGGGGATAATGCCAGTTTGTTTTGACTGCTGACTGGTACTTTCGGGAAGGATTGTCTACATAAAGGGTCCATCCATCGCATTCTTGGCTGATGCAAATTGACTGGAACACACTTGGCCCGGAGATATGCATGTATTCGACCGTAACCCACGACATCAAGGTATCGGTAAAGCCGATGTTCCTTGAGGACGAATCAGACCCGGACACCCATCGTTATATTTGGGCTTATCGCATCGAGATCGAGAATCTCGGCTCGAAAACTGTTCAGTTGCTTAACCGTCATTGGCGGATTACGGATTCGCGTGGCGAAACCCAGGAAGTCAAAGGCCCGGGTGTTGTCGGCGAACAGCCTGTTTTGGCTTGTGGCGAAAGTTTCAACTACACCAGTGGCGCGCCACTGACCACGCCAAGCGGCTTCATGGTGGGCACTTTCGAAATGACGGATATGGACGGCAATCATTTTGATATTGCGATTCCAGCCTTTTCGCTGGACAGTCCGCATGGGCAACACACTGTGAACTGATCGCGTCAAAAAACAGTATCAGGTAGCGCGGGCCCTGAGCCCCACCAAGGCAGGTTCAATCCTGTAATAAAATGACAAAGGATTTGGTATGTGCAGCGAACATAACCCGGTGAAGCGTCCGACACGCGAAGAGGCAGAAGAAGCGGTTCGGACACTTCTGCGTTGGGCCGGGGATGATCCCGACCGCGAAGGTTTGCGCGGAACCCCTGACCGTGTGGCACGGTCTTATGGTGAATTCTTTGCTGGCTATCAGCAGGACCCGGCCGAGATTCTGCGTCGGACATTCGAAGAAACCGACGGCTATGACGAAATGGTCGTTCTGCGCGACATTCGCGTCGAATCCTATTGCGAACATCACATGGTGCCGATCATTGGTGTGGCACATGTCGCCTATCTGCCGCGCCGCCGTGTCGTTGGTATTTCCAAACTGGCCCGCGTTGTCGAGGTCTATGCCAAACGCCTGCAGATTCAGGAAAAGATGACCGCACAGGTTGCCAACACCATTCAGGAAGAACTCGATCCGCTTGGTGTGGCGGTGGTGATTGATGCCAATCACCAATGCATGAGCACCCGTGGAGTGCACAAGACCGGCGTGTCGATGGTCACCAGCCGGATGCTTGGCGCATTCCGCGATGACCCGATCACGCGTCGCGAATTCTTTGCCATGATCGGTCGCTAAGACGCATTCAGATGATCCAAAAAGAAAGGTCGCAGCACCAAAATGCTGCGACCTTTTTTGCGTTGGGACCGCAAATTCGCGCGATCTATTCCTTGAAATCACTGTGGCAGGATTTGCAGGTCTGCATCATTTCACCAAGTGATGCCTTGAAATCGTCTTCTGATCCGCCGCTAACTGCGACCGATTTAAGATCGCTGGCCTTGGCGTGCAGTTCGTTTGCCAGATTGGTGAATTTTGACCAGTCTTCCCAGATGTCTGACAGTGCTTCAGACGGTTTGCCATTACTGCCTTCCGGGAAAAGGGCGGTAAAGGTCTCGCCTGAGTGACCTTCGATAATCGTTGCGGCTTTCGCGACCTGATCCGGGTCATAGGGCAATGCACCCTTCATCATCGGGACCATGATTTTGACCTGTTGGCCAATGGCCTTCATGCCTTCCATGCGTTCCTTGACAACGCCGGTTGCCCCTTCATGTGCGATGGCGGCAATGCTGACCGTCATGGTCAAGGCGATGGCGGCTCCTGCTAGTACTTTCAACTCTCTCTTCCCCATTCTAGGTGTGCCTGACTGATGGTATTTTGTGTTTGTTCACGTGCTTTAGTGCCCAAATCGGGCAAGGATATGGTCAACCGAACCGACATAATGGCCGCCAAACAGGCGAACATGGACCAGTAACGGATAAAGATTATACAAATCACGGCGTTCTTCAAAGAACCCCGGCTCTATCGGCAGTATTTCATCATACCGCGCGAAAAATTCCGGTGTCAGATCCCCAAACAACGTCCCAAAGGCCAGTTCGATTTCCCGATCGCCGTAATAAATCGCCGGATCAATCAAGCCCGCAAGCTTGTCAGACTGACACAGGATATTGCCACCCCACAAGTCACCATGCAGCAGTACCGCTGTGCTTTGGTCTGGCAAAAGATCACCAAGCCTGTCGATCAATCGATCAACGCGCGCGGCCATACTACCGGGCAGCTTGCCTGCGCGATGTGCGTGTTGCGCCATATGACGCAAACGGTGTTCGGCGAAGAACGTGATCCAGCTTTCCTCGGGTGTATTTGGTTGCGCCAGGCCGCCAATTAAAGTGTCAAAGCCAAGTCCGAACGTTTCAGACGTTACCTGATGCTGCCTTGCCAACTGTTCGGCAAGATCGCGCTGCACGCGTCCAGTCATTCGGTTATCGTTGGCGATAAATGTCATCACCAGACAATTTGCGTCGGCATGGATGACCTCGGGACAAGGGATCGGGGAGTGCGTTTTGAAATAACGCAGCATTTCCGCTTCGATCAAAAGACCTGCATCATTTTGCGCATCATTTGTCGTGCTGTGCTTGATCACCAGTTGCTGCCCGTCATCCAGATCGGTGCGCATCACATCGGCAACGCATCCACCCGAAAGTGGCGCGACGGATCGCACCGACGCCCCGGTGTGGCGTTTGATCAAATCTGCAAGCGCGCGTTTATCCATAATCCTTTCCGGGGGTTAAGGGCCTAGATATCGTGTTTTTCGCGGATGTGCGACAGCAGGTTGTTTGAGGCTTCCTCGATCATGTCAAACACATCGACAAACCCGTTGGCACCGCCGTAATAGGGATCGGGGACACTTTGTCCGGCCATCGACGGATGATAATCCAGAAACAGCTCAATACGGTGCTGATGGGTATTGGGTGCCTGGCGGCGCATATCGCGCAAATGCCCGTCATCCATGGCCAGAACATAGTCAAATTCATGGTAGTCGGTAGGCCTGATCTTGCGGGATCGGATGTCGCTAAGATCAATGCCGCGGCTTTTTGCCATTTCACGCGATCGCGGGTCGGGCAATTCGCCAACGTGATAGGCCGACAGCCCGCAGCTATCGACGCTGATATGGGCATCCAGTCCGGCGTCGCGAACCATCTTGCGAAAAACGCCATCGGCCGTGGGCGAGCGACATATATTGCCGGTGCAGACGAAAAGAACCTTGATCACGCTATCAATCCGTATTGTCAGGGAAGGGGCAGGAGATGGTTTAAAAGTGACATGCCCGCACCTGGTCGGCAATGGCTGGTCGTTGCGCCAAGTGACCTTCATCTCAGCGGATTTTTAAAAATCGCGATCAATGTAACAGCTTCGTGACATTTTGAATGTGACACTGACAGGTCGGTCATTAGTTTGTATGATCGCGCCAATTACCTTTAATTTGGCGCGTTTTGATGCAGGAATTTGTTTCTTTTGGTTTGCATGTTGCCCTGATCCGGCAACTTGCATGGTTGCCGCGGGGCTATGACCTTGTCCCGGGCGGGACGGTTGTAACTTCTGCCAAGCTGCGCAGCATCATGCTCGCACTGGAAGAAATCAATGGTCCGGCGGTGCTGGTGCGTCTTGGGCGCTATCTGGCGGCCAAGGAACAGGAACCGATCCTGACCATGTTACGCCACTCGGCAACCCCGTCGGTGATTGCTGATCGCTGGCGCCGGCTTGAAGGTTATTCGCACGCACGTGCGCGCAGCGATTTTTCCGTCACCGGAAAATCCATGACCATCCATCGCGGGGTCGTGCGCGGTCAGCCACCGGCACGGGTGGAAAACCTGCTGTTGCTGGGGTTCCTGATCGGCTTGCTTGAGGCGGCCGGGGCCGAAAATATTGACGCCACCATTTTGCCAAGCCACGGTCCGGCAGTGCGCGTGACGCGCAAGGGCCGCATTAGCGATAAACTGGCATTTTCCGGTCGTGGCCTTCGTTTTCGGATCAATTGGGGCAGTTTCGAACAGGTTTCGTCATCCTATCCATTCATGGCCAATATGCCCGGCACCGCGCCGTCAATCGGGGCGCAGCGCCCGATCGTGCAACAGCTTTGTACGGTTTTGGAACATGATATCGGGCGTAGCTGGACAATTGATGAAGTTGCTGCAGCACTTGATACATCAGGCCGCACATTGCAGCGCCGCTTGCAACAGGCCAACAGCCGGTTTTCCGACCTATTGCGTCTGGTGCGCGTGCGTGAAGCCTGTCGGCTTTTATATGGCACTACCCTCTCGGTTGGTGAAATCGGGTTCTGGTGCGGCTTTACAGATAATGCGCATTTCTCACGCGATTTCAGACGTTTGATGGCGATGCCGCCCTCGGTTTACCGTGAAGCCAGCATCGGCCATGCCGGTTTGACCCGGGCATAACGGTCAACCAGTCTGGAGGGGCCGCGACCATTCACGGTGTGCTGGCTGATTGCCCGGTGATTGACCTGCCCGGTTTCCTTGGGTATCAGCAGCGCCATGAATGATTTCGTTTAAATCATCGTGCCCTTTCGCATCCATGAGGCTGCCATGACTGACCCCACCCGTCCTGCAAACGAGTATTCCGGTTTTCTGCCGCCGCGTTTTGACAATCGACCGGATGCCGATGATGTTTTGGTCAAAACATGGACCGTTGGGGACGCACTGACCGATCATAGCGTGCCGGAAATGCCGGCCGCCCTTTCGCTGTTTTTTGATCTGGTTGCCCCGTCAGCGGGCCGGTCAAATGCGACCGGGTTTGCCATGTTGTGGCTTGATCGTCATCCGCATGAAGAACCGGGCTGGCGTCTGTCCATCGGTCATGTCGGATCCGAGGATGATCTGGAATTGGCGGTGGCCAAACCGTTGGCGCGCCTTGTTGATGCCCTGCCGATGGCCAATTTTGAATGCGAAAACTGGCACACGACCCGCCCGCTTTGGCGCAAGCGGGCAGAACCGGTAAAGCTTGTTTTCTGGGGTGATTTTGCCAAGCATGCCCGCGCCATTCTGGGCCACAGCGATGCTGCATCTTTCTATCAGCCGCTTGGTGCAGGACTTCGGTCTGACAATGTCACAAGCATGCTGCCCTTGCTTGAAGATATGCTCGGTGATGCTTTTTTGCAGAACGGCATGGGGTTTGAAGATGCCCTGCGCCTTGGTATCGCATTGGGGCGCGCGCACCTGATCGAAAGCTGGATCGAAGCCGGTGGTTCGGAAAAGGAGCCCTATTTCCGGCCGATGAAAATCTGGCATCAGGCATGGCTTGCCAATGCATTGATTGATCCGGCGGTGGCAAGTCTTGCCATGTCGGGCAAACCGCCGATGCCGGCCCTTGATTTTGGGGATGACAGCACACCGGCATCGCGCCGAGCAG
Above is a window of Thalassospira sp. ER-Se-21-Dark DNA encoding:
- the folE gene encoding GTP cyclohydrolase I FolE; the encoded protein is MCSEHNPVKRPTREEAEEAVRTLLRWAGDDPDREGLRGTPDRVARSYGEFFAGYQQDPAEILRRTFEETDGYDEMVVLRDIRVESYCEHHMVPIIGVAHVAYLPRRRVVGISKLARVVEVYAKRLQIQEKMTAQVANTIQEELDPLGVAVVIDANHQCMSTRGVHKTGVSMVTSRMLGAFRDDPITRREFFAMIGR
- the apaG gene encoding Co2+/Mg2+ efflux protein ApaG; amino-acid sequence: MYSTVTHDIKVSVKPMFLEDESDPDTHRYIWAYRIEIENLGSKTVQLLNRHWRITDSRGETQEVKGPGVVGEQPVLACGESFNYTSGAPLTTPSGFMVGTFEMTDMDGNHFDIAIPAFSLDSPHGQHTVN
- a CDS encoding cytochrome c; translation: MKVLAGAAIALTMTVSIAAIAHEGATGVVKERMEGMKAIGQQVKIMVPMMKGALPYDPDQVAKAATIIEGHSGETFTALFPEGSNGKPSEALSDIWEDWSKFTNLANELHAKASDLKSVAVSGGSEDDFKASLGEMMQTCKSCHSDFKE
- a CDS encoding low molecular weight protein-tyrosine-phosphatase; translation: MIKVLFVCTGNICRSPTADGVFRKMVRDAGLDAHISVDSCGLSAYHVGELPDPRSREMAKSRGIDLSDIRSRKIRPTDYHEFDYVLAMDDGHLRDMRRQAPNTHQHRIELFLDYHPSMAGQSVPDPYYGGANGFVDVFDMIEEASNNLLSHIREKHDI
- a CDS encoding fructosamine kinase family protein codes for the protein MDKRALADLIKRHTGASVRSVAPLSGGCVADVMRTDLDDGQQLVIKHSTTNDAQNDAGLLIEAEMLRYFKTHSPIPCPEVIHADANCLVMTFIANDNRMTGRVQRDLAEQLARQHQVTSETFGLGFDTLIGGLAQPNTPEESWITFFAEHRLRHMAQHAHRAGKLPGSMAARVDRLIDRLGDLLPDQSTAVLLHGDLWGGNILCQSDKLAGLIDPAIYYGDREIELAFGTLFGDLTPEFFARYDEILPIEPGFFEERRDLYNLYPLLVHVRLFGGHYVGSVDHILARFGH
- a CDS encoding AraC family transcriptional regulator, with amino-acid sequence MQEFVSFGLHVALIRQLAWLPRGYDLVPGGTVVTSAKLRSIMLALEEINGPAVLVRLGRYLAAKEQEPILTMLRHSATPSVIADRWRRLEGYSHARARSDFSVTGKSMTIHRGVVRGQPPARVENLLLLGFLIGLLEAAGAENIDATILPSHGPAVRVTRKGRISDKLAFSGRGLRFRINWGSFEQVSSSYPFMANMPGTAPSIGAQRPIVQQLCTVLEHDIGRSWTIDEVAAALDTSGRTLQRRLQQANSRFSDLLRLVRVREACRLLYGTTLSVGEIGFWCGFTDNAHFSRDFRRLMAMPPSVYREASIGHAGLTRA